A part of Aspergillus flavus chromosome 1, complete sequence genomic DNA contains:
- a CDS encoding putative aminoglycoside phosphotransferase: MAGAVRQPIDIPSLERYLNQNVPEIQTPLDVKQFSFGQSNPTYLLTGTDGRQYVLRKKPPGKLLSKTAHKVEREYKVIHALEQTDVPVPKAYCLCVDSNVIGTPFYIMEFLDGRLFTDPAMPGVSAEERNALWKAAVQTLAKFHRVDPKSVGLETFGKPSGYYDRQISTFSTVSKAQAQAVDVETKEPVGELPHFMETVRFFSNKSTQPKDRGTLVHGDYKIDNMIFHKTEPRVIGILDWEMATVGHPLSDFCNLTSPYYLDGTDHTTDQFQPDRIPGLPRREDCVRWYREVGGWDPTPDLPWGDAFFAWRLSIILQGVKARYALRQASSAQAHEHAKKTTPFALAAWERVKAVQNTMRQKGKL, translated from the exons ATGGCTGGAGCGGTGCGCCAACCAATTGATATCCCGTCCCTGGAGCGGTATCTTAATCAGAATGTCCCTGAGATCCAGACACCATTAGATGTGAAACAG TTCTCCTTCGGACAGTCCAATCCAACTTATCTGCTGACCGGCACCGATGGAAGGCAGTACGTCCTGCGCAAAAAGCCCCCGGGCAAGCTCCTGTCCAAGACCGCGCACAAGGTCGAACGCGAATATAAGGTCATCCACGCACTAGAGCAGACGGACGTCCCGGTACCAAAGGCGTACTGTCTCTGTGTGGATAGCAATGTGATTGGGACCCCGTTCTATATCATGGAGTTCTTGGATGGTCGGCTATTTACCGATCCTGCCATGCCGGGAGTCAGTGCTGAGGAGAGAAACGCATT GTGGAAGGCAGCGGTGCAGACCCTGGCTAAATTCCATCGAGTCGATCCCAAGTCAGTTGGTCTGGAAACTTTCGGAAAGCCGTCGGGGTACTATGATCGGCAGATCTCCACCTTCTCAACGGTGTCCAAAGCGCAGGCTCAGGCGGTCGACGTTGAGACCAAGGAGCCAGTGGGGGAACTTCCGCACTTTATGGAGACGGtgcgcttcttctcgaaCAAGTCTACTCAGCCGAAGGATCGCGGCACGCTAGTCCATGGCGATTACAAGATCGACAATATGATTTTCCATAAGACTGAACCCCGCGTCATCGGTATACTGGACTGGGAGATGGCTACGGTGGGGCATCCACTATCCGACTTCTGCAACCTCACGAGTCCGTACTATCTGGATGGCACCGACCACACGACCGACCAGTTCCAACCTGACCGGATACCTGGATTGCCCAGGCGTGAGGACTGCGTGCGGTGGTATCGCGAAGTGGGGGGATGGGACCCAACCCCGGACCTCCCCTGGGGAGACGCCTTCTTTGCCTGGAGGCTCTCGATTATCCTTCAAGGAGTCAAGGCTCGGTATGCATTGAGGCAAGCCAGCAGTGCCCAAGCGCACGAGCATGCGAAGAAGACCACCCCGTTCGCGTTGGCCGCCTGGGAACGGGTCAAGGCCGTCCAGAACACAATGCGTCAAAAAGGCAAACTGTAG
- a CDS encoding putative dUTPase (unnamed protein product) — MPKPSPLNALRVYTRITTSTIHHHTPQRPNHLNHLKNLFTTMTKETTPPPPEQQTTREPPSLPTSPLAKRPKPNTTTEDQSKMTNSTPVTSISQPLPPLLIKKLNEGGRAPTRGSAFAAGYDVYAAKETVIPARGKALVDTGIAIAVPEGTYGRIAPRSGLAAKHFIDTGAGVIDADYRGEVKVLLFNHSEVDFPVKAGDRVAQLIIERIYTPEVMVVEELEESVRGAGGFGSTGTN, encoded by the exons ATGCCAAAGCCAAGCCCATTAAACGCGCTGCGCGTCTACACGCGCATTACCACATCGACGATCCACCACCACACACCGCAGCGACCAAATCACCTCAACCACCTCAAAAACCTCTTCACAACCATGACCAAAGAGACCACTCCCCCTCCACCCgaacaacaaacaacaagAGAACCCCCTTCCCTCCCGACCTCACCTCTCGCCAAGCGTCCCAAGcccaacaccaccaccgaagACCAGTCCAAAATGACCAACAGCACCCCCGTCACCTCTATCTCGCAGCCTCTGCCCCCGCTGCTcatcaagaagctgaacGAGGGCGGTCGCGCCCCGACCCGTGGCTCGGCCTTCGCCGCCGGATATGATGTCTACGCTGCTAAGGAGACGGTTATCCCGGCTAGGGGGAAGGCTCTGGTTGATACGGGTATTGCCATTGCTGTGCCGGAGGGAACTT ACGGCCGTATCGCACCCCGCAGCGGCCTCGCAGCGAAACACTTCATCGATACCGGAGCCGGAGTCATTGATGCCGATTACCGTGGTGAGGTGAAGGTTCTCCTGTTCAACCACTCCGAGGTCGATTTTCCCGTGAAGGCTGGGGATAGGGTTGCTCAGCTTATTATTGAGAGG ATTTATACCCCCGAGGTTATGGTtgtggaggagttggaggagagTGTGCGTGGTGCGGGAGGTTTTGGAAGCACTGGTACTAACTAA
- a CDS encoding pyridoxal/pyridoxine/pyridoxamine kinase (pyridoxine kinase), giving the protein MSADSLVPETQVLAIASHVVYGYVGNKMATLVMQLLGCDVAALNTVHFSNHTGYRQFKGTRATAEQITELYEGLCQSHLTDFDVMLSGYAPSAAAVEAVGAIGMDLQRKAEKNPGSFFWVLDPVMGDQGRLYVNNDVVPAYKKIIPHADLILPNQFEAETLSGMKISSLSTLAEAITAIHATYNVPHIIITSVDLSKFTQSSSPQTTPPDSLTVIGSTTRSDGSPRLFRIDVPALDCYFSGTGDMFAALIVARFREAVFAADPQLRTTKSWVSPDDVAATEVPLARATVQVLASMHCVLEKTMEARDAELRAADTRGDELLGEEERLKREHLRKSKAAEVRLVRNVQYLREPTVVFQAQEWRKEDLPAGSQ; this is encoded by the exons ATGTCCGCAGACTCTCTAGTCCCCGAGACTCAGGTCCTTGCCATTGCAAGCCAT GTTGTCTATGG TTATGTCGGGAACAAAATGGCAACACTTGTCATGCAACTACTAGGCTGCGATGTTGCCGCGTTGAATACCGTTCATTTCA GCAACCATACTGGCTACAGGCAATTCAAAGGCACGAGGGCAACAGCTGAGCAGATTACTGAACTCTATGAGGGCCTATGCCAGAGCCATTTAACGGACTTTGACGTCATGCTGTCCGGCTATGCGCCCAGCGCCGCAGCCGTCGAGGCTGTAGGGGCTATCGGCATGGACCTGCAGCgcaaggctgagaagaaccctggttctttcttctggg TCTTGGACCCGGTAATGGGCGATCAGGGCCGCCTATACGTGAACAATGACGTGGTACCGGCCTATAAAAAGATCATCCCCCACGCGGACCTAATTCTCCCCAATCAGTTCGAAGCCGA AACCCTATCTGGAATGAAAATTTCCTCCCTCAGCACACTAGCAGAAGCCATCACCGCCATCCACGCAACCTACAACGTCCCCCACATAATCATCACCTCCGTCGACCTGTCCAAATTCACCCAATCATCCTCACCACAGACCACCCCACCAGACAGCCTGACAGTCATCGGCTCAACCACCCGCTCAGACGGCTCCCCCCGTCTCTTTCGCATCGACGTCCCCGCCCTGGACTGCTACTTCAGCGGCACAGGCGACATGTTCGCCGCGCTCATCGTCGCCCGATTTCGCGAAGCCGTCTTCGCCGCGGACCCCCAGCTCCGGACCACAAAGTCCTGGGTGTCCCCCGACGATGTCGCGGCTACGGAAGTCCCTCTTGCGCGAGCGACCGTCCAGGTCCTGGCGAGCATGCACTGTGTGCTCGAGAAGACGATGGAAGCGCGCGATGCGGAGCTGCGGGCGGCTGATACCAGGGGCGATGAGCTGcttggtgaagaggagaggcTGAAGCGGGAGCATTTGCGGAAGAGTAAAGCCGCTGAGGTGAGATTGGTGAGGAATGTGCAGTATCTGCGTGAACCGACGGTGGTGTTCCAGGCGCAGgagtggaggaaggaggattTACCCGCCGGAAGCCAATAG